The stretch of DNA TCGGAGAAGACGCTCGGCATCCTGCATTTCTACCGCGACCTGAAGGAGTTCGAGGCGGCCAAGCCCGTCGCCGACCTGATGCGCCGGCACGGCTGCGAGCGCCGGGTGATCGGCCGCGACGAGGTGCTGGCGATCGAGCCCGCCTTCGCCGACAGCATCGGGGACGTCGTCGGCGCCACCTACACGGCGGAGGACGAGAGCGGCGACGCCCGCGCCTTCACCCAGGCGCTCGCCGCCCGCACCGCCGCGATGGGCGCGACCTTCCTGTACGGCTCGGAGGCGACACGGCTGCTGCTGTCTCCGGCAGGCGACCGGATCACCGGCGTCGAGGTGATGGTCGAGGGCGGGCACCAGCGGCTCAGCGCCCCGAACGTCGTGGTGTCCCTCGGCTCGTGGTCGGCGCCGTTCCTGCGCCGCTACGGGGTCAACCTCGCGATCTACCCGGCCAAGGGCTACTCGGTCTCGATCCCGATCGAGGGCCATAACGGCGCGCCGCAGGTCAGCCTCACCGACGACGAGTACAAGCTGGTCTATTCCAACCTCGGCACCCATCTGCGCGTCGCCGGCACCGCCGAACTCTCGGGCTATACCCGCCACCTCGACGCCGCCCGGGTCGCGGCGATCCTGGAGAATGCCCGCCGCACCTTCCCGAGTGCCGGCAACTTTTCCGCCGCCACCGCCTGGAGCGGCCTGCGCCCGACCACGCCCTCGAACGTGCCCTATCTCGGCCGCACCCCGATCCGGGGCCTCGTGCTCAATACCGGCCACGGCACGCTCGGCTGGACCATGGCGGCGGGCTCCGGCCGCATCGCCGCCGATCTCGTGACCGAGCGCGAGACCGAGATCCCGGCGCCGCTGGCGGCGTGATCGGTCCGGCCCTCGACGCGGTGCGTCGAGGGCCGGATTTCCTCGGGAGAGAAGACCGAAGTCGAACCCTCCTCGTCCTTCCGGATTTGCGCTGCGCGGTCCCGGGAGGATGAGGAGGGCTGTCGAGGGTCGTGCCGGATCGACCGGCACGAGGCCATCCCATCGTCTCTCAGAAATCCATCGACGCCGAGAGCAGGAAGGTCCGCGGCGCGCCCTGGCTCAGGATGCCCCGGCCGGTCGAAGCCCAGTAGGTGTTGCCCGTCACGTTGACGACGTTGGCCCGCAGGGTCAGCGGCCGGTCCCGGAATGTCGTAGCGTAGCGCAGACCGAGGTCGAGCGTCGTCCAGTCCGGGATCTTCTGGCTGTTGGCGAGGTCATAGTACTGGGCCGAGGTGTAGATCACCCGCCCGGTCAGCGTCAGGCCGGGAAGCAGGCTCGGGGGCAGATCGACCTCGCCGTAGAGGTTGAGCTGCACGTCCGGCACGCCGACCGCCTTGCGTCCGACATTGCGCGGATCCTGCGCGCGCACCTGCACCCCGTCGAGCAGGGTGACGCCGCCGAGAAGCCGCACCCCCGGCACCGGCTCGCCGAACACCGTCATCTCGACGCCGCTGTTGCGCTGGCGGCCGTCGACGGAGAAGACCAGGGTACGGCTGTCGAGGAAGCCGAAGGGCTGCTCGATCGCGAAGGCCGCGACGCCGACGCCGACGGTGCCGAAATCGTACTTGGCGCCCACCTCGGTCTGGCGCGACACGAAGGCCGGGAAGGCCGCCGAGGCGTTGACGGCGTTCACCGGTGCCACCGGGGAGGTCAGGCCCTCGACGTAGTTGGCGTAGAGCGAGAGCCGTTCCCACGGCTTCACCACGAGGCCGACGCCCGGCGAGAAGGCGCCGCTCTCGCTCGCCCCGGTCCGCAAGCCGCTGGCCGGGTTGTAGGAATTGACGTCGAGGCTCTGCCAGCGGCCGCCGATCGTGAGCAGCACCCGGTCGTCGAGGATCGACAGCGTATCGGCGACGGCGATGCTGCGGTTGATCCGGCTCGAGGTCCGCGGCGTCGCGTTCGACAGGCCGAAGGTGGAGCGCGGCGCGACATAGGTGGGGTCGTAGAGGTTCGACACGATGGTCGGCCCGACGCTCTGCGCCGGCGGCTGGGCGAGGTCCTGCCAGAATCCGACCGCGGCGAGCCCGAAGCTGTGCTTGACCGGACCGGTCTCCACGGTGCCGCGCAGGCCCGCCTCCGCCGTCTGGTTGACGATGTGGAACGGCAGGTAGCTGACCGGATCGCGGTAATCGCCGCGGGCGTTGAAGATCGTCAGCACCCCGCCGAAATATTCCTGACGGAAGTTCGAGACGCCATAGGCGCCGTACAGCGTCAGGTCCGGGGTCAGGTCGTATTCGACCCGGGTGGCGAGGTGCTGGTTGGCGCTGTCGCGGTACTCCCAGGGCTGCTGCTGGTTGCCGGTCAGGTCGGGCGCGCGGGGAATCCGCACGCCGGCCGCCACCATGCGGTTGCGCAACGGCGAGGTGAAGTCGAGTTCCTGGTAGCCGAGGTCGAGGCTCGCCCGCAGGCGCTCGCCGCGATAATCGAGGGCGAGCGCCGCCGTCCCGAAATGGACGCTCTGGTTGTCGATCGGCGTGTGGCCGTTGTTGAAGGCGCCGTTGAAGCGCAGGCCCCATTCCCCGGCCTCGCCGAAGCGGCGGCCGACATCGATCGCCTTGTAGATCTGGCCGTCGGAGGCGTAGCCGAGGGTCGCGCGGGTGAGCGGCTCGTCGCCGGCCCGCTTCGGGATCAGGTTGATGGTGCCGCCGATATTGCCGAAGGGCGGCACGCCCGAGAGCAGGGTCGAGGGCCCGCGCAGGACCTCGACCCGCTCGATCGGCTCGATCGCCGGGTTGAACGCATCGGCGACGCCGAACAGGCCGTTGAACGCCATGTCCTGGGCGAAGACCGGGAAGCCGCGGATGAAGAAGCCGAGGATGCCCGAGAAGGCCGGCACGTTGGTGCGGATCGACGGGTCGTTGTTGACCACGTCCTGGACGTTGCGCGCCTGCTGGTCGCGGATCAGCTTGTCCGTATAGCTGGTCGCGCTGAAGGGCTGGTCGAAGACGGAGCGGTTGCCGAGCAGGCCGAGCCGCGAGCCCGAGCCGACCGCGCCGCCCGCATAGGGCGGCGGCGGCGGGCCGACGACCGCCGTCGGGCCGACGAGCCCGCCCGGCCCGGCGCCTGCCCGCACGGAGATCTCGTCGAGCCGGATGTCGTCCTGGGCGGGTGCGGTCTGGGCGGGTGCGGTCTGGGCGAGTGCGGTCTGGGCCCGGGCATCCGGCGCCACGCCGAGGCCGGTCAGGAGGACGAGGCAGGCGCCGGCACGATGGTGTCCATAACGCGGCATGTGATTGCAGTCCTGGGATGTGCTGCGTCGAGGAAGACCGGTGCTCGACGCATCGGGCGGACATCCCTATTCGGCATGGTGACGCCTGACACAACGGAACTCTCGTCCAATCGATGTCATCGATCGATCGTGTTGCTGTCAGGTAACGTTATGTAGACTGGAATAATGAAAATCTAATCGATGATTTGCAATGAATACGTGTATATTTCTGGTTGAGTCGATCGGATCGATGAAGGACCGACTGCAAGGGCTTCCGGCTATCGGATCTCCGGGGCGGGACGGGCTCGGACGGGAGGCGGTGCAGGGTGCGCCCTGGACCGAGCGCGGTTCCCCGCAGCCGTCGATCCCGCGGATTCTCGATCCCGGTCCGTTCGGGATCGGCCGAAGGTCCGGTCGTCCTCCGGCCAAGCCGGAATCCGGGTTCGGGGCCGCCCGGCCGCGGGGCCGTCCCGATGGTCCCTGAGCAGACTTGCGTGGGCAGGCCAACGCTTCGTCCGCTCAAGTTGTTGTCCTGTCGCGGATTTTTGTCGCAAAACCGGCAGCCACTTCGGCGAGGTCTGCCTAGCGGACCGTCACCTGACCCTTGATCTTCTCGTACGTCGCCCGGCTCAGCACCCGCTTCGACAGGAGCTCGCCCGGCGACCCGTAGGGGCGCCTCGCGACGATCGCCTTGCCGATCATGCCGCCGCCCAGTCCGTTCAGTTCCGCCACGCTGGCGGTGTTGAGGTCGACCGTGCCGGTCGCGGGCGGCGCGTCGGCGGTCGCGTCGGCCTGCGGCAGCGGCGCGGAGGGGGCCGCCGGGGTGAAGACCGGGGGAGGGGAGGGGGCAGGGGCCGGGACCGGCGCCGGGACGGGGACGGGCACCGGGCTCGCCGCGGGGGGCGCTTCCGCCACGACCGGCGGGCGCTGCGGCGGCGGGTCGGCCGGGCGCGGGCCGGGATAGACCGAGCGCACCGGATCGCCGGCCTCGCCCGTCGGTGCGGGCGGCACGCTTCGGCCGGCCTCGGCGCGCTTTGGCGACTCCGACACCTTGGGCGGCTCGGAGAGGTGAGGGCCGGCGGCGCGCGGCATGAAGAACTGCCACAGCCCGGCGAGGCCGGCCGCCAGCACGACGATGACGAGCGCGCGGGTGATGGCCGAACCGGTCAGCATCGGGAGCGGGTATCCTCGGGATTCGAGACGAAGGGTATCCGCCTCATCCTACGACGGGTTATGGCCGGCGCGAGGCGTCGACCCTCGCGCTGCGTCACTATTCCGCCGGATGTCCACGGATTCGTGCATGGATCCACCGTCCCGCGGGGCAAATAGGCCCGCAGGTTACCGGGCCGAGGGACCATCTGGACCGGGCGAGGACGGCGTCGTCCCGCCGCAAGCAGGATCAGGCGGCGGGCACCAGGCGCTTGACCGCGCGGATCGCTCCGTCGCCCGTGCCCGGCCCGGTCCGGCCGGCGCGGATGCGCGCCTCCGCCTCGGCGAGCGGCTCGATCGCCACCGCCATGTGGTGGCCGTTGGCGTGGATCAGCTGCGTCTCGTCCAGCATCATGCCGACATGGCCGCGCCAGAACACCAGGTCGCCCCGCCGCAGGCCAGCGAGAGAGGGACCTGGCGCCACCACCTCGCCCAAGGCCGCCTCCTGCTGATCGCTGTCGCGGGGGGCCGCGAGGCCGGCGGCGTGCAGGGCCGTCTGCACCAGGCCCGAGCAATCGAGCCCCAGGCTGCTGCGCCCGCCCCAGAGATAGGGCGTGCCGAGGAAGCGCAGGGCCGTCGCGGCGATGTCCGGCTCGATCGCGTCGCGGGGGGCGAGGTGCCCGGCCCAGACGTAGCGCCCGTCGTCCAGCCGGGCATAGGCGCCCTCCCGGGCCGTCACCGCCACCTGGGCGCCGAGGCCGAGCGCGCCGAGAGCCGGGCGCTTCAGGTCGGCGGCGGGGTAGAGGAAGGTGCGCAGGGCCGAGACCCGGTGGGTCGGGGCGGGATCGGCGGGCCCCAGGGCTTCGGCCGGGAGGTAGCCGACATAGCTGTCGGCCGCGAGTTGCGCGAAGGCCCAGCCGTCGCGGATGTCGAAGATCGTGACGGCCTCGCCGAACAGGGCCTCGCTGTCGAGGCCGGCGGCCGGATCGGGCGCGCGCCGCAGGGGCGCGACCGGGACGGCGATCCGGTGCGGCCGGCCGGGGACGTAGGCCGCCGCCTCCACCCGCCCGCGCAGGCGTTCGTCGGCGAGGTCGGGCCGCGCCGGGGTCAGGCGCGGGTCGAGGCGGGGGAGATCGGTCATGGCCTCCCCAGTGTCTCAGGCCGACCCGGTCCGGGCAAGCCGGCCGGCCGCGATGGTGCGACCTTATGCCCGCTCTCCCGCCGGAGCCGGGCGGGTGGAACGAATTCCCTTGCGGCCAGCGCGGGCTAACCATCGAGCTAACCGTGAGACCGGCGCAACCATTCCAGCGGCGCGGGGTTGGACATGCGCGTGTTGCACTGCAACAATCGCGACAGCTGCGCTATGCTCAGCCGCATGATGATGAGCCGCCCCGTGAAGAAGACGACCGACAAGCCCCGCAACCTGCCGCCGATCCGGGTGCGCAAGGAGCCCCCCACCATCTCCGAGGCGGTGGCCGCGGCACAGGACCTCGCCGACGACGTCGAGCAGCAGGTCGAGATCGCCGCGGGCCTGATCGGCCTGCCCCCCGACGAGGTGCGCCCGCACGTGCTGCAGGCCGCCCAGGCCCTGGCCGCCAAGCCGAAGCTCGAGCGTGCGCCGGAGCGGATCATCAGCACCGGCAGCGGCCTGCGCGGCCCGCGCACGGTGATCGTCGAGCGCCGGGCCGGCCGGCCCCTGGTGGTCGAGCGCCGTTCCCGGCCGCCCCTCGACGGCCGGCGGTGAGATCCGGGTCGGCCCGAGGTTTCGGACGGGTGCGATCCGGTCATTTCTCCCATGCTCTTGCGGACGGAGCCCTATCCGAGAGATGATTGTTCACCATCGAAGCCATTGGTGTGGATTTCGGTGGTCCGTCAGCCGTGTTAGGTTGGTGACCTGATGATCCTGCGGCGAGGGCGGCGCCCGGGTGCCGTTGGAATGGTGTGCACATGAATTCTCTCAAGCCTGTCCTGTCAGGCGCGGAAGCGCTGCGGCTCGACAATCAGCTCTGCTACGCGCTCTACGCCGCCTCTCACCGGATGACGAAGTGCTACCGGCCGCTGCTCGAGCGACTGGGCCTCACTTATCCGCAATACCTCGTGCTGATCGTGCTGTGGGAGAGCGACGGGCTGACGGTCTCCGATATCGGCCGGCGCCTGCGCCTCGATTCCGGAACGCTGACCCCGGTGCTGAAGCGCCTGGAGGCCGCCGGCTTCGTGCGCCGCACCCGGCGGCAGGCCGACGAGCGCGAGGTCGAGATCAGCCTGACCGAGGAGGGCCAGGCTCTCCAGGAGGAGGCCGGGGCGGTCCGCCGCTCCGTGGTCGAGACCCTGAAGATGTCGGAGGGCGAGATCGCCGAGCTGCGCAGCCGCCTCGACGCCCTCATCGCCACCCTCGGCGGCGAGGCCTGATTCCGGCCGCCGGCACAGCGATTGTTTTGCCGGTTAACAAATCCTTCTTGAGCGCCATGGCCGACCCCGCTTAAAGGGACGGGAGAGGTGCGCCATCCGCCGCGGGGAAACCGGGCTGCGGAACGTGCCCTCGACGGATCTGTCCCGACGCGCAAAGATGTCTCGCAGGAGAGGTCGACGCCAGGGAACTCTGCCACGGAGTCCTCGGGTTCCTTCCCCGAGACCGGACCAGCGAGCGCGCCGCGACGTGACACCCGTGACCTGCCCGAGGCCTGGCTCGGCATCCCCCGCCTCGAAGTCCCTCGGCCTCGATCTCCTTGGGTCCCGTCATCGCCCGAGCCTCGTTTCCCGCGACCCGGGATGCCGTTCCGCCGCGGACCGCGCCGGATCATGAAGAGCCTGAGATCCCTGGCGGGTTTCCTGACCGGATGGTCGGAGCGCAACGGCGAGCCGCGCCGGCAGGTCGCCGTGCTGCCGGTCCGCACCGGGCCCGACGGAACCTTGCAGGTCATGCTCATCACCTCCCGCGAGACCCGGCGCTGGGTGGCGCCGAAGGGCTGGCCGATGAAGGGCCTGAAGAACTACGAGGCCGCCGCGCGCGAGGCCTACGAGGAGGCCGGCCTGATCGGCCGGGTCGGCCGACGGGCGCTCGGGAGCTATTTCTACAACAAGCGCCTGAAGAGCCGCGACACGGTGCTGTGCCAGGTCCAGGTCTTTCGCCTGGAGGTGCGCAAGCAGCTCAAGACCTGGCCCGAGCAGGAGGAGCGCGAGTGCCGCTGGTTCAGCGTGCAGGACGCGGCCGAGGCGGTGACCGAGGCCGGCCTGGCCGCCCTGATCCGCGCGGTCGGCGCCGAGGGCGCAAAGGCCCGCAAGGCCAAGGTGAAGGTGGCGGGCAAGAACACGGATCTCAAGAATACGGGTCTCGAGACCCAGGCTGCCAAGGATCCGGATCCGAAGAAGCCGGATCCCAAGGGAACGTCCGCCAAGCCCGGGGTGGCCAAGTCTGCCGACACCAAGTCCGCAGGCGCGAAGGTCCCGGCTGCCAAGGCTCCAACCGCCAAGGCTTCGGCTCCCAAGGCTTCGGCTCCCAAGTCCAAGGCCGCCGGCAAGGCATCGGACCCGAAGGGCGCGTGACCGCTCCGCTATCCGGCCGTCACACGGCCCCGCTATAGGCTCGGGGTTTCAGGTGCGGGCCTCGGGGGCCCGTCCCCCTCACAAGCGGCGCGGACGCGATGGCGATCATCCAGGCCTTCCAGGCCGGCGAATTCCTCAACTCGGCCTTGAGCCTGCTGTGCGCCTTCGTGCTTGGCACCCTGATCGGGGCGGAGCGGCAGTACCGGCAGCGCACCGCGGGCCTGCGCACCAACGTGCTGGTGGCGGTGGGCGCGGCCGCCTTCACCGATCTCGGCATGCGCATCGGCCATGCCGATGGGGCGATCCGCATCGTCGCCTACGTGGTCTCGGGCGTCGGCTTCCTCGGCGCCGGCGTGATCATGAAGGAGGGGATGAACGTCCGCGGCCTCAACACCGCGGCGACGCTCTGGTGCTCGGCGGCGGTCGGCGCCCTGTCGGGGGTCGATCTCGCGGCGGAGGCCGCGCTGGTCACCGCGGCGGTGCTCGCCGGCAACACCCTGCTGCGGCCGCTGGTCAACGCCATCAACCGCATCCCGATCGACGAGCGCGATTCGGAGGCGACCTACGAGGTCCGTGCCGTCACCGAGACCGGCCGCCTCTCGGAGGTGCGCGACCTCCTGGTCGAGCGCCTGGAGGCGGCCCACTATCCCGTCAGCGAGGTCGATGTCGAGGAGCGCGGCGAGGACGACGTCGAGGTGGTCGCCACCCTGGTCAGCACCGCGATCGAGCCGGAGGAGATCGACGCGGTGATCGCGCGCTTAGGGGCCGCCGAGGGCATCCGCCGGGCGACCTGGACGGTGCGCACGACGGATTGAGTGGGTCAGGTCCCCGGCAGCGTCACCCGCCTGGCGCGGCGGCGCTGGATCAGCAGGAAGCTGCCGAAGGCGAGCCCGATGACGAGGAGCGAGACGCCCGTCGTCACGGTGCCGAGCGCGTAGATCTCCGGCGTGGTCACCGTGGTGGTGAGGCCCTGCAACTCCAGCGGCAGGGTGTTGCGCCCGCCGATCGCCTGGCTGGTCCGGGCGAGCTCGTCCCAGGACAGGGTGAAGCCGAACAGGGCGACGCCGACGAGGGACGGCAGGATGATCGGCACCACGACGTGGCGGAGCGATTGCGGGCCGGTGGCGCCGAGGTCGCGCGCCGCCTCCTCGTAGGCCGGGTTGAAGCGGTTGAACACCGCGAACATGATGAGGAGGCCGAAGGGCAGCGTCCAGGTGAGATGCGCCCCGAGCGCGGAGGTGAACAGCCCCATCACGGTGCCGTGGTCCTGGAGGAAGCCCCACCCGGTCCAGGCGGCCAGCGCCTTGATGCCTTCGTCGATCAGCCGGAATTCGAGGCCGATGCCGAGCGACACCACGATCGAGGGCACGATCAGGCTCGCCACCGCGACGTAGAACAAGGGCGTCTGGCCGAAGAAGCCCTTGCGGAAGGCCAGGCCGGCGAAGAACGCGATGGTGACGGTGAGCCCCATCACCACGAGGCCGAGCGCCAGCGAGCGCCGGAACGCCGCCCAGATGTCGACCACCCCGAGCCCGGCCCAGAGGCGCGAGAACCAGAAGGTCGAGACCCCGTTCATCGGGAAGGTGAGGCCGCCCTGAGGGCCCTGGAAGCTGAGCGCCAGGATCGTCAGGGTCGGCCCGTAGAGGAACAGCACGAACAGCCCGAAGAAGGCCGCCAGCACGTAGAACGAGAAGGGGCGGGGCCCGTCGCGGCGCATTGTTGTCAAAGCTCCCGGCGCAGGTCGATCAGGCGGGTCAGCGCGGCGATCAGCACCATCACGGCGCCGAGCAGCACCACCGCGTTGGCGGCGGCGGCGGGGAATTGCAGGTAGGCCATCTGCACCTGGATCACCTTGCCGACCGAGGCGATCTGCTGGCCGCCCATGACGCCGACGGTGACGAAATCGCCCATGATGAGGGTCAGCACGAAGATCGACCCGATGGCGATGCCGGGCTTGCAGAGCGGCACGATGACGTTCCACAGGGTCTGCCAGGGCGTGGCGCCGGCATCCGTGGCGGCCTCGATCAGGGAGCGGTCGATCCGCATCATCGAGTTGAAGATCGGCACGATCATGAACACCGTGTCGAGGTGGATGAAGGCCAGCACCACCGAGAAATCGGAATAGAGCAGCCCCTCGATCGGGGTGCGGATCAACCCGAGACCCATCAGCGTGTCGTTGACGAGGCCGTTGCGCCCGAGCAGCGGCACCCAGGCGATCATCCGGATCACGTTCGAGGTCCAGAACGGGATGGTGCAGATGAGAAACAACACCGTCTGCATCGCCGTCGAACGGACGTGGAAGGCGACGAAGTAGGCCACCGTGAAGCCGATGGTCAGCGTCGCGGCCCAGCCGAGCAGGCAGAACTTCAACGTCGACAGGTAGGTCCGGAAGGTGGTGCAGAGGTCGCCCCCCGACAGGCAGCCCTCGAACACGTCCTTGTAGTTCTGCAGCGTGAAGGCTGGGATGATCTCGTACTCGTTGTACTCCCAGAAGCTGACGATCAGGGTCAGCGCCAGCGGCACCAGGAAGAACACGAGGAAGACGAGCCCGAGCGGCATCGCCTGCCAGTAGGCCAGCCGGCGCTGGCGCCGGGTCGCTGCTGCGAGGCCCGTGGGGGTGGAGGCGGCTGGCGCCGCCTCCGGGAGGGCTGGAGCCGCGAGCGTGCTCATGCGGCGATGAACTCGTTCCACTTGCGCACCATGTAGGTGTTCTCGTCCATCACCGAGTTCCAGCAGGCGACGGCGCCCATCCGCTGCTCGAACGAGCCGCCGTCACGCACCGCGCCGGCCTTCTCCATGATGGTGCCGTCCGGGGCCTTGATGTCTTTCTCGGCCGGCTTGCCCTCCATCCAGAATGCCCATTCGTAGGGCTCCATGTTGGCCTTTGCCGTCTCCAGCACCGCCGAATAATAGCCTTGGCGATTCAAATAGGCACCGGCCCAGCCCGACAGGAACCAATTGATGAAATCGTAGGCAGCGTCGAGCTTCTTGCCGGTCAGGGTCTTGGGCAGGCCGAAGCCGGTGGCCCAGGCACGATAGCCTTCCTTGAGCGGCTGGTAGGTGCAGGCGACGCCCTGCGAGCGCACCTTGGTCACGGCGGGCGACCACATCGACTGGATCACCGTCTCGCCCGACGCCATCAGGTTCACGGATTCGTTGAAGTCCTGCCAGAAGGCGCGGAACTGCCCGGCGCGCTTGGCCTCGATCAGCACCTTCATGGTGCGGTCGATCTCGGCCTTCGTCATGTTGCCCTTGTCGGGATAGGTGTAGTCGCCGGTCGCCTCCACCACCATGGCGGCATCCATGATGCCGATCGACGGGATGTTGAGGATCGAGGCCTTGCCCTTGAACTCGGGGTTCAGCAGTTCCTTCCACGAGGTGATCGGGCGCTTGATCAGGTCGGGCCGGATGCCGAGCGTGTCGGCGTTGTAGGTGGTCGGGATCAGGGTGATCCACTCGGTCGGGGACGAGGCGAACTTGGTCGAGTTCTGGCCTTCGAGGTAGAACACCTTCTTGGGCGCCGTGCCCTGGTCGCCGATCTTCTTGCCCGCGACCTCGCCCTTGGTGAAGACCGGGGTGATCTTGTCGGCGTTCTTGATCCGGCGCGCATCCATGCCGACGAGGTTGCCCGACGGCATCAGCTTCTTGAGGCTGAAATATTCGGAATCGACGATGTCGAACGAGTTCGGCTGGGTGACGACGCGCTTCGAGACCTCGTCGGTCACGACCGGGATGTACTCGATCGTGATGCCGAGATCCTCCTTCACCTTGCGGGCGATGTCGCCGCTCTGGTTCACGGCGGTGCCGAGGTAGCGCAGGGTCACCGGCTCGGCGGCGATGATCGCCGGAAAGCCCGTGATGACACCGGAGCCGGCGGCGAGGCCGGCTGCGGCGCCGGCCCCTTGCAGCAGCGTGCGGCGCGACAGGCGGGGGGTCTTGGTGTCGGTCATGCTGGACTCTCCCTTTTTTTGAAAGTCGTCGTCAGGCGTCGAGGCGATGGGCCTCGCCCGCCGGCCAGCCCACCCGCACGTTGTCTCCGAGGGCGAGGGGATGAGTGGCGTAGGCGTGGTCGCTCAGGATCGCGGTGAGCGGCGCCCCGGCCTCTGCGGCAAGGTCCGGCGCCTCGAGGCCGACATGCACGGTGCTGCCCTGGTACTCGACCGCGACCACCCGGGCGCTCATCCCCTCGGGGCCGGCCTCGGGACCGAGCCGCATCCGGTCCGCCCGCACGGCGATGCGCCGGTCGGGCAGCGCGATGACGTTGTGGCCGCCGATGAAGCGGGCGACGAAGGCGGTGGCCGGGCGCTCGAACACCGTGCGGGGATCGGCCGCCTGCTCGATGCGGCCGCCATTCATCACCACCACGAGGTCAGACAGCGCCATCGCCTCCTCCTGGCTGTGGGTGACGTGCACGAAGGTGATGCCGAGCTCGGATTGCAGCCGCTTCAGCTCGGTCCGCATCCGCACCCGCAGGAACGGATCGAGGGCCGAGAGCGGCTCGTCGAGGAGCAGCACCTTCGGGCCGGTGACGAGGGCCCGGGCGAGCGCCACGCGCTGCTGCTGGCCGCCGGAGAGCTGGGCCGGCAGGCGGCCGGCGAGATGGTCCATCTGCACGAGCGCCAGCATCGC from Methylobacterium aquaticum encodes:
- a CDS encoding ABC transporter substrate-binding protein, with the protein product MTDTKTPRLSRRTLLQGAGAAAGLAAGSGVITGFPAIIAAEPVTLRYLGTAVNQSGDIARKVKEDLGITIEYIPVVTDEVSKRVVTQPNSFDIVDSEYFSLKKLMPSGNLVGMDARRIKNADKITPVFTKGEVAGKKIGDQGTAPKKVFYLEGQNSTKFASSPTEWITLIPTTYNADTLGIRPDLIKRPITSWKELLNPEFKGKASILNIPSIGIMDAAMVVEATGDYTYPDKGNMTKAEIDRTMKVLIEAKRAGQFRAFWQDFNESVNLMASGETVIQSMWSPAVTKVRSQGVACTYQPLKEGYRAWATGFGLPKTLTGKKLDAAYDFINWFLSGWAGAYLNRQGYYSAVLETAKANMEPYEWAFWMEGKPAEKDIKAPDGTIMEKAGAVRDGGSFEQRMGAVACWNSVMDENTYMVRKWNEFIAA
- a CDS encoding ABC transporter ATP-binding protein, with the protein product MDIELISLTKRYGDTVAVDGINLKIRSGSYCCLLGPSGCGKTTTLRMIAGHETVSSGDVVIGPKAVGDLPPAQRGTAMMFQSYALFPHLTCRDNVAFGLKMRGVAKDERLKRAEAMLALVQMDHLAGRLPAQLSGGQQQRVALARALVTGPKVLLLDEPLSALDPFLRVRMRTELKRLQSELGITFVHVTHSQEEAMALSDLVVVMNGGRIEQAADPRTVFERPATAFVARFIGGHNVIALPDRRIAVRADRMRLGPEAGPEGMSARVVAVEYQGSTVHVGLEAPDLAAEAGAPLTAILSDHAYATHPLALGDNVRVGWPAGEAHRLDA